In Roseiconus lacunae, one genomic interval encodes:
- a CDS encoding PSD1 and planctomycete cytochrome C domain-containing protein — MSLLRAATALVVAFIVMESTGHSLERPPARSPKKTLERFEEHIQPLLAKKCGRCHGDRVQKGELNLATLAGIRQGGESGEPAVGETLDESPLWYLIESEEMPPEGLPRLTEDEKQSLKQWIASADLSAGASETKTPLHQHDVLPIVLLRCVTCHGAQRQDGDLDLRSVAGMKCGGQTGPALQPGDAEQSLMIQRIESEACPPSDLLLKFFVRRPTSSETEQLKKWINQGATELPLKPDVANGAPDPLVTDEDRSHWSFQPLPIRDNDSPSTSIDDFIGDRLRQHGLTLSPQADRDTLIRRVYLDLIGMPPTRQQWRYWRESTDPQWYARMVDQLLESPHYGERWGRYWLDLAGYADSEGGISADPIRPVAWKYRDYVIDAFNDDKPYDQFLLEQLAGDELVDYQNAETVTEEMVDRLVATGFLRMGIDETGSRTMNFVPERLKVISDAINIVSTSLMGLTMECARCHSHKYDPIPQRDYYRFKAIFQGAFDEHDWLSFKTRKINFGTDHQRQTAAKINPPLQRKIKQLQSKQKQAKKQLQLSLLRAHYPNQSDEDNELTVKALRIADNNRTLPQRTLVERLQLAELLPDSEQPTEVVEVRTEIERLRRQIDRLSRQLAPTLEIRALWDQGRPSPTYLLQRGEHNKPGRWVGPGVPAVLTDGTTTFEVNPPFPGGTAKTGRRLAFARWLTRPDHPLTARVMVNRIWHHHFGRGIVAGLDNFGRQGDRPTHPELLDWLSKSFVDNGWSVKHVHRLIMNSDTYRQSSRVTDQHREHDPDNQWFSRMNLRRLDAEALRDSLLFVSDRLDPNPGGLPDAVSVDRDGLVSIDPTPEGNWRRSVYLQYRRTEIPTMMDTFDYPPMGPNCLSRNVSTVSPQALLMMNNGHIHELSQAFAERIEAICSDAGISDDRSVIETVYGVLLTRQPNDDELFAGRDTLAKLTELYRGDRTPALQAYCHTLFNSAALLYVD, encoded by the coding sequence ATGTCGCTGCTTCGCGCCGCCACCGCACTCGTGGTCGCATTTATCGTGATGGAATCAACGGGGCATTCGCTCGAGCGACCGCCGGCACGGTCACCAAAAAAAACGCTCGAACGTTTCGAGGAGCACATCCAACCGCTGCTAGCCAAAAAATGCGGACGGTGTCATGGCGATCGAGTCCAGAAGGGTGAGCTTAATTTGGCGACGCTCGCTGGCATCCGGCAAGGCGGTGAGTCCGGTGAACCCGCTGTCGGCGAGACGCTCGACGAAAGCCCGCTATGGTATCTGATCGAAAGTGAAGAGATGCCGCCCGAAGGCTTGCCCAGATTAACCGAAGACGAAAAGCAATCGCTTAAGCAATGGATCGCATCGGCGGACCTCTCTGCGGGTGCGTCCGAGACGAAAACGCCGCTTCATCAGCACGACGTGCTGCCAATCGTCTTGCTGCGGTGCGTAACCTGCCATGGTGCTCAGCGACAAGACGGTGACCTTGACCTCCGCTCGGTCGCGGGGATGAAATGCGGCGGTCAAACGGGGCCCGCTTTGCAGCCCGGTGACGCCGAGCAAAGCTTGATGATTCAGCGGATCGAAAGCGAAGCTTGCCCGCCAAGTGACTTGTTACTGAAGTTCTTCGTGCGACGGCCAACGTCTAGCGAAACCGAACAGCTGAAAAAATGGATCAACCAAGGCGCCACGGAACTTCCACTAAAACCCGATGTCGCCAATGGTGCCCCCGATCCTTTAGTGACTGACGAAGACCGTTCACACTGGTCGTTTCAGCCGCTGCCGATCCGAGACAACGATTCACCATCAACCTCGATCGATGACTTCATCGGCGATCGACTTCGCCAACACGGTTTGACGTTGTCTCCCCAAGCCGACCGTGACACTTTGATTCGGCGTGTCTACTTGGACTTGATCGGAATGCCCCCGACACGACAACAATGGCGATACTGGCGTGAGAGCACTGACCCGCAGTGGTACGCGCGGATGGTTGATCAATTGCTGGAATCGCCACACTACGGCGAACGTTGGGGACGCTATTGGCTTGACCTTGCCGGCTACGCGGATTCCGAAGGAGGCATTTCGGCGGATCCCATTCGCCCGGTCGCATGGAAGTATCGCGACTACGTCATTGATGCCTTTAATGATGATAAGCCGTACGACCAATTCTTACTGGAGCAACTCGCCGGAGATGAACTGGTCGACTACCAAAATGCCGAGACGGTGACCGAAGAAATGGTCGACCGTTTGGTCGCAACAGGCTTTCTGCGAATGGGAATCGACGAGACCGGATCGCGGACGATGAATTTTGTCCCCGAACGATTGAAGGTCATCAGTGATGCCATCAACATTGTCAGCACCTCACTAATGGGATTGACAATGGAATGTGCCCGTTGCCACTCACACAAATACGATCCAATCCCCCAACGCGATTACTATCGGTTCAAGGCGATCTTTCAAGGGGCGTTCGACGAACACGATTGGCTGAGCTTTAAGACTCGAAAGATCAACTTCGGCACCGATCATCAACGCCAAACAGCCGCCAAGATTAACCCGCCGCTGCAACGGAAAATCAAACAACTTCAATCAAAGCAAAAGCAGGCGAAGAAGCAGTTGCAACTCTCGCTGCTCCGCGCGCACTATCCCAACCAGTCTGACGAGGACAATGAACTGACCGTCAAGGCACTCCGGATCGCCGACAACAATCGAACGCTGCCTCAACGGACGCTCGTCGAACGCTTACAGCTAGCGGAGTTGCTGCCCGATTCGGAGCAGCCGACGGAGGTTGTCGAAGTCCGCACCGAGATCGAACGATTGAGACGACAAATCGATCGATTGAGTCGACAATTGGCGCCGACTTTGGAAATCCGAGCCCTCTGGGATCAAGGTCGTCCCTCGCCAACGTACCTACTTCAACGTGGCGAGCATAACAAACCAGGACGCTGGGTCGGACCGGGCGTTCCGGCAGTCCTGACCGATGGCACGACCACGTTTGAAGTCAATCCGCCGTTCCCCGGCGGCACCGCTAAGACCGGTCGTCGCCTGGCGTTTGCGCGCTGGCTAACACGTCCCGATCACCCGCTGACCGCCCGTGTGATGGTCAATCGAATTTGGCATCATCACTTCGGTCGAGGGATCGTCGCCGGTCTTGATAACTTTGGACGCCAAGGCGATCGCCCCACACATCCTGAACTACTCGACTGGCTATCGAAATCGTTTGTCGACAACGGCTGGAGCGTCAAGCACGTGCATCGTTTGATCATGAATTCGGATACCTACCGGCAATCGAGCCGGGTGACCGATCAACACCGCGAGCATGATCCTGACAACCAATGGTTCTCACGAATGAACCTTCGTCGCCTGGACGCCGAAGCCCTGCGCGATTCTCTGTTGTTTGTCAGCGATCGTTTGGATCCCAATCCCGGTGGACTTCCCGACGCGGTCTCTGTCGATCGTGATGGCTTGGTCAGCATCGATCCGACACCGGAAGGAAACTGGCGACGCAGCGTATACCTGCAATATCGCCGTACGGAAATTCCTACGATGATGGACACCTTCGATTACCCACCGATGGGTCCCAACTGTTTGTCACGCAATGTCTCGACCGTTTCGCCACAAGCGTTGCTGATGATGAACAACGGGCACATCCACGAATTGTCGCAGGCGTTTGCCGAACGGATCGAAGCGATTTGTTCAGATGCGGGTATCTCGGATGACCGATCGGTGATCGAAACCGTTTACGGCGTGTTGTTGACAAGGCAGCCCAATGACGACGAATTGTTTGCCGGAAGAGACACACTCGCAAAGCTAACCGAACTTTATCGCGGTGATCGAACACCGGCTCTACAAGCCTACTGCCATACCTTGTTCAATTCCGCGGCGCTGCTGTACGTCGATTGA
- a CDS encoding RNA recognition motif domain-containing protein yields the protein MKMYVGNLAWGVTTEKLEELFRQYGQVDDAIVLTDRETGRSRGFGFVTMADEAAKEAIDALDGHDYEGRPLRVNEAQERAPRGGGGGGGGGYRGGGGGGGHRGGGGGGRNW from the coding sequence ATGAAAATGTATGTGGGGAATCTAGCCTGGGGTGTAACGACCGAGAAGCTAGAGGAACTTTTTAGGCAGTATGGTCAGGTCGATGATGCGATCGTCCTGACTGATCGAGAAACGGGCCGAAGTCGCGGCTTTGGCTTTGTCACGATGGCAGATGAAGCGGCAAAGGAAGCGATTGACGCTCTTGATGGCCACGACTACGAAGGTCGTCCGTTGCGAGTGAACGAAGCTCAAGAACGTGCTCCGCGCGGTGGCGGCGGCGGAGGTGGTGGTGGTTACCGAGGTGGCGGCGGCGGTGGTGGCCACCGCGGCGGCGGCGGCGGAGGCCGCAACTGGTAG
- a CDS encoding metal ABC transporter solute-binding protein, Zn/Mn family, protein MVATVGMVADLVRQVGGDDVEVTQICGAGVDPHLYKPTTDDVRKIQSAEIVFYCGLKLEGKMIDTLEKVGQTKPVIAITDAVDASRLLRAGGEETLGQSAHPDPHLWNDVSLWSQCVPLVAEELGKLKPELADKFAEAAVAYQAELEKLHAYGQQVMATVPEKSRLLITSHDAFSYFGQAYGLEVQGIQGISTESEAGLRRINELVDLLIERDVRSVFVESSVRPKNVEALMEGAAQRGHEVSTGGVLFSDAMGLAGTYEGTYVGMLDHNLSTTAAALGGQVPAGGFGGKLGGKSSPK, encoded by the coding sequence GTGGTTGCTACCGTCGGGATGGTTGCGGACCTCGTCCGACAAGTCGGCGGTGACGACGTCGAAGTGACGCAGATCTGTGGGGCAGGGGTTGATCCACACCTCTACAAACCCACCACCGACGACGTCCGCAAGATCCAAAGTGCCGAAATCGTTTTTTACTGTGGCCTGAAACTCGAAGGCAAAATGATCGACACGCTCGAAAAGGTCGGGCAAACCAAACCGGTCATCGCGATCACCGACGCCGTCGACGCGTCGCGATTGCTCCGTGCTGGCGGCGAAGAAACGTTGGGCCAGTCCGCACATCCGGATCCGCACCTTTGGAATGATGTTTCGCTATGGAGCCAGTGCGTGCCGCTGGTGGCCGAAGAACTCGGGAAGCTTAAACCGGAGTTGGCCGACAAGTTCGCTGAGGCAGCGGTCGCTTACCAAGCTGAACTCGAAAAACTGCACGCATACGGCCAGCAGGTGATGGCGACGGTCCCCGAAAAAAGTCGCCTATTGATCACGTCACACGACGCTTTCAGTTACTTCGGACAAGCGTATGGACTTGAGGTTCAAGGGATTCAGGGGATCTCGACCGAATCGGAGGCCGGGTTGCGGCGGATCAACGAATTAGTCGACTTGCTGATCGAACGCGACGTTCGGTCGGTGTTCGTCGAGAGTAGCGTTCGTCCAAAAAACGTCGAAGCCTTGATGGAGGGCGCAGCCCAACGCGGTCACGAAGTCAGCACCGGAGGGGTTCTCTTCAGCGATGCGATGGGGCTCGCCGGGACTTACGAAGGAACGTACGTTGGAATGTTGGACCATAACCTCAGTACAACGGCAGCCGCACTTGGTGGACAGGTGCCCGCTGGCGGTTTTGGCGGTAAACTGGGTGGAAAAAGTAGTCCCAAGTGA
- a CDS encoding metal ABC transporter ATP-binding protein, producing the protein MPQPNEPSDPATPLSIYDLTVAYHRKPVIWDVSFDLPSGSLVGIVGPNGAGKSTLLKASMDLIPRASGRVRFFGQTYRHSRNRVGYVPQRESVDWQFPVSALDVVTMGLYDKIGWCRPVRKRHRAQAREALRRVGIGDLADRQISQLSGGQQQRTFLARALVQDADLYLMDEPFAAVDASTELAIVDILRELKGRGKTAVVIHHDLQTVPEYFDYVVLLNMRVVAHGPVVETFTPENLQKTYGGRLTLLDEVTEAMRRRETSL; encoded by the coding sequence ATGCCTCAGCCGAACGAGCCTTCCGATCCAGCCACACCGCTGTCAATCTATGATTTGACGGTAGCGTATCACCGCAAGCCAGTGATTTGGGATGTGTCGTTTGATCTTCCCTCCGGCAGTTTGGTTGGGATCGTCGGTCCCAACGGTGCCGGAAAGAGCACGCTGCTAAAGGCTTCAATGGACTTGATCCCTCGGGCGTCGGGACGCGTTCGTTTCTTTGGTCAGACCTACCGGCACTCGCGAAATCGTGTCGGCTATGTGCCCCAGCGCGAAAGTGTCGATTGGCAATTTCCCGTCAGCGCGCTCGATGTCGTGACGATGGGCTTGTACGACAAGATCGGTTGGTGCCGGCCGGTTCGAAAACGTCACCGTGCCCAAGCACGTGAAGCGTTGCGTCGAGTTGGCATCGGTGATCTAGCCGACCGGCAAATCAGCCAGCTATCCGGTGGCCAACAACAGCGCACATTTCTTGCTCGGGCGCTCGTCCAGGATGCCGATTTGTATTTGATGGACGAACCCTTCGCCGCCGTTGACGCGTCGACGGAACTGGCGATCGTTGACATCTTGCGTGAATTGAAAGGACGCGGAAAAACGGCCGTGGTCATCCACCACGACTTGCAAACCGTGCCGGAGTATTTCGACTACGTCGTGCTACTAAACATGCGAGTCGTCGCACACGGACCGGTCGTCGAAACGTTTACCCCGGAAAATCTACAAAAGACGTATGGCGGACGACTGACGTTGTTGGACGAGGTCACCGAAGCGATGCGCCGGCGTGAAACGAGCTTATGA
- a CDS encoding metal ABC transporter permease — MIALSDLMTVAVMWTPVFVDIAGVVGGWVGLAEFSPQQAASVNPFWSDLVRVVTMRDYNTRVVIFGVATLGGAAGLVGSFTLLRKRALMGDALAHASTPGIALAFMIATVMGGDGKSIPVLLAGATVTGLVGVAGILLIRNQTRLKEDAALGIVLSVFFGLGMALFGVIQQMQTGHAAGLEGFIFGMTASMQAADARLIAIVSVVVISGCLLLFKELQLLCFDEGFAGAQGYPVVFLDILLMAMIVLVTIVGLQAVGLILIIALLVIPAAAARFWTEAMSRMMICSAVLGVTGSVIGGLASAVFPGLPSGAMIVLVCSAFFFVSMMLGTRRGVLIRLLRRQQLNRRIDRQHLLRAMFEQIEQGQPKAPAGQTPPKAIAHRKITVSVAKLMSMRSWSLRRLERAIDRAVDDDLIRRSNGSCKLTGAGLTEAARLTRQHRLWEMYLITFAEVATANVDRDADAIEHVLAPEVIDQLEDLLDDQGTTISVPVSPHELEQRSTAETPADEHTAEEWSVNVSGDRGAESPTREQS, encoded by the coding sequence ATGATTGCGTTGTCGGACTTGATGACCGTTGCCGTGATGTGGACGCCTGTTTTCGTCGACATCGCTGGGGTGGTTGGCGGGTGGGTGGGCCTAGCCGAATTCAGCCCACAGCAAGCCGCTTCGGTCAACCCATTTTGGTCGGATTTGGTTCGTGTCGTCACCATGCGTGACTACAACACGCGCGTGGTCATTTTCGGCGTTGCCACACTCGGCGGCGCGGCAGGTTTGGTCGGCAGTTTCACCTTGCTTCGTAAACGAGCCTTGATGGGAGATGCCTTGGCCCACGCCAGTACCCCCGGCATCGCGCTCGCCTTCATGATCGCGACGGTGATGGGAGGCGACGGGAAATCGATTCCGGTTCTTTTGGCCGGGGCGACGGTGACAGGGTTGGTCGGCGTCGCTGGGATTCTCCTGATCCGCAATCAAACGCGATTGAAAGAAGACGCGGCGTTGGGCATCGTGTTGAGTGTCTTCTTTGGTTTGGGCATGGCCTTGTTCGGCGTGATTCAACAGATGCAGACCGGTCATGCCGCAGGCTTGGAAGGCTTTATTTTTGGAATGACGGCCTCGATGCAGGCAGCCGACGCACGCCTGATCGCGATCGTATCGGTGGTGGTTATTTCGGGATGCCTGTTACTATTCAAAGAGCTTCAACTGCTTTGTTTTGACGAAGGATTCGCCGGCGCCCAGGGGTACCCGGTGGTCTTTTTAGACATCCTACTGATGGCCATGATTGTGCTGGTCACTATCGTCGGGCTTCAGGCGGTTGGGTTAATTCTGATTATTGCGTTATTGGTGATCCCGGCAGCGGCGGCGCGGTTCTGGACCGAAGCGATGTCACGAATGATGATTTGCTCGGCTGTGCTGGGAGTAACAGGCAGTGTGATCGGTGGATTGGCCAGCGCAGTCTTTCCCGGTCTGCCATCGGGGGCGATGATCGTTCTGGTTTGTTCGGCGTTTTTCTTCGTCAGCATGATGCTTGGGACGCGGCGTGGCGTGTTGATTCGGCTGTTACGTCGCCAGCAGTTAAACCGGCGAATCGATCGCCAACACTTGCTGCGTGCGATGTTCGAACAGATCGAACAAGGTCAACCAAAGGCACCCGCGGGCCAGACACCTCCCAAAGCAATCGCCCACCGAAAGATTACCGTCTCGGTCGCCAAATTGATGTCGATGCGAAGTTGGTCGCTGCGGCGGTTGGAACGAGCGATCGACCGAGCGGTCGATGATGATTTGATTCGTCGTTCAAACGGATCTTGTAAGTTGACCGGTGCCGGTCTGACCGAAGCGGCGCGTTTGACCCGGCAACACCGATTGTGGGAAATGTATCTGATCACGTTCGCCGAAGTCGCGACGGCCAACGTGGATCGGGATGCAGATGCGATCGAGCATGTGCTCGCTCCGGAAGTGATCGACCAGCTCGAAGATTTACTCGATGATCAAGGCACCACGATTTCGGTTCCCGTCAGCCCTCACGAATTAGAACAGCGGTCGACAGCGGAAACGCCGGCCGACGAGCATACGGCCGAGGAATGGTCCGTCAACGTGTCGGGCGATCGAGGTGCCGAGTCGCCTACGAGGGAGCAATCTTGA
- a CDS encoding metal ABC transporter permease, whose protein sequence is MINGNALSLLAIQWSWSLDGWIVLVGALAAVSSALLGNFLVLRRMSMLGDAITHAVLPGIAAAFFITQSRDSLTMFLGAVVVGILTAFFTEWIRTTGNVDEGASMGVVFTSLFALGLVLLVQTADNVDLDPYCVLYGAIELTPLDTVNVFGHLVPRAAMILGAVTIINIVFVIAFFKELRLTSFDPALATTMGYSAKWMHYVLMVLVSVTAVASFESVGSILVVAMFVVPPAAAYMLTDRMGIMILISAIVAACSSMLGHVMAISVPTWFGFGSTTTAGMIAVATGIFFVFAATFSPTHGVLVKAVRRQVLSLTILCDDIVAYLFRAEEIDHRTPTPGEVQENLLTTGTALRLAIRMLRRSGELQSGTTSLELTKTGRRRGQRLVRSHRLWEQYLVDRAGRGTDRIHDQAERFEHFTDRELRERLSKQTDAPKEDPHGRPIPDEHE, encoded by the coding sequence TTGATAAACGGCAATGCACTTTCGTTGCTCGCGATCCAATGGTCGTGGTCGCTTGATGGTTGGATCGTTCTGGTCGGCGCGCTGGCGGCGGTATCGTCGGCGCTGTTGGGCAACTTTCTGGTGCTCCGCCGGATGAGCATGTTGGGCGATGCGATCACGCATGCCGTGTTGCCTGGGATCGCGGCGGCTTTCTTCATCACTCAGTCGCGTGATTCGTTGACGATGTTCCTCGGCGCGGTCGTTGTCGGCATACTCACCGCGTTTTTCACCGAGTGGATCCGGACGACCGGGAATGTCGATGAAGGGGCTTCGATGGGAGTCGTCTTCACATCGCTCTTTGCACTTGGATTGGTGTTGTTGGTACAGACGGCGGACAACGTTGATCTGGATCCGTACTGCGTGTTGTATGGGGCGATTGAGTTGACGCCACTCGATACGGTCAACGTCTTCGGCCATCTTGTTCCTCGTGCGGCAATGATCTTGGGGGCGGTGACGATCATCAATATTGTTTTCGTGATCGCGTTCTTCAAAGAGCTCCGTTTGACTTCATTCGATCCCGCGCTCGCGACCACGATGGGCTATTCAGCGAAATGGATGCACTATGTGTTGATGGTTTTGGTTTCGGTGACCGCCGTCGCTTCGTTCGAGAGTGTCGGGAGCATCCTGGTCGTTGCGATGTTTGTCGTACCGCCGGCCGCGGCATACATGCTGACCGACCGTATGGGCATCATGATTCTGATCAGCGCGATTGTTGCCGCCTGTTCGTCGATGTTGGGACACGTGATGGCGATCAGTGTTCCGACTTGGTTCGGGTTCGGTAGCACTACGACCGCCGGAATGATCGCCGTCGCGACGGGGATATTTTTTGTGTTTGCAGCGACCTTCAGTCCGACACACGGCGTCTTGGTCAAAGCCGTCCGACGCCAGGTATTGTCGCTCACCATCTTGTGCGACGACATCGTCGCTTACCTTTTCCGGGCCGAAGAGATCGACCATCGAACGCCCACACCTGGCGAAGTACAGGAAAACTTGTTGACCACGGGAACCGCTTTGCGACTTGCGATTCGAATGTTGCGTCGGTCAGGAGAACTACAATCCGGGACGACTTCGCTTGAATTGACAAAGACGGGCCGGCGCCGCGGACAACGCTTGGTGCGTTCTCACCGATTGTGGGAGCAATACTTGGTCGATCGAGCTGGTCGCGGAACGGATCGAATTCATGACCAAGCCGAACGGTTCGAGCATTTCACAGACCGTGAACTTCGCGAGCGATTGTCCAAGCAGACCGATGCCCCCAAAGAAGACCCGCACGGCCGTCCTATTCCGGACGAGCATGAATAA
- a CDS encoding TadE/TadG family type IV pilus assembly protein, giving the protein MPKMTSFRRPPKCHGRYRRRRTRRGVAAVEFAVCLPILVLLVFGSIEASSFIFLKQSLSVACYEGIREAAKDDGTEADARARAQAILDSRGVNDYAIDFPSGVEALGRGDQVVCQVTAPTNTNSPLAGQWITNRNLTASVVMLRE; this is encoded by the coding sequence ATGCCTAAGATGACATCGTTCCGCCGCCCACCGAAATGTCATGGGCGGTATCGCCGCAGACGTACTCGCCGTGGTGTGGCGGCGGTCGAATTCGCCGTCTGCTTGCCGATCCTGGTTTTGTTGGTCTTCGGTTCGATCGAGGCGTCCAGTTTTATCTTCTTGAAACAATCGCTCAGCGTCGCGTGCTATGAAGGCATCCGAGAGGCGGCGAAGGATGACGGGACCGAGGCCGATGCGAGAGCACGTGCACAGGCAATTCTTGACTCGCGCGGCGTCAATGACTACGCGATCGATTTTCCCAGTGGCGTCGAAGCACTCGGCCGAGGCGATCAAGTCGTTTGCCAAGTCACCGCACCGACCAATACCAACAGCCCGCTCGCCGGCCAGTGGATCACGAACCGAAACTTGACCGCCAGCGTCGTCATGCTCCGAGAATAA
- a CDS encoding vWA domain-containing protein: MHNTFTTSPKHRQHLRPRQNTKQNPRQRRGAMLVLILFMMVGFIAAVAFSVDIAHMHLSRTELRSATDAAAQAASQELSDTFDRAAAIRKGQEIAALNLVNGDPLLLDGADFQFGRSDENADGRFVFSEGTTPLNTVRVTGRRTSGSPSGPIPLFFGNVMGFSSFEPQSVAAATYIERDVVLVVDRSGSMSGRKFSDLQAAIGVFIATLQTTPVDEEVGLASYAATATEDVQLTNNLFDIQSGLASLRPSGLTSISRGMEAGSSIMSRSRSSDFVERTLIVMTDGLHNRGPEPRGVATRLAADDVRIHTITFGNGADQARMREIATIGGGKHFHALSAAELTEAYREIALTLGTVVTE, encoded by the coding sequence ATGCACAACACATTCACTACAAGTCCAAAGCATCGCCAGCATTTGCGTCCTCGGCAAAACACGAAGCAGAACCCCCGGCAGCGCCGCGGTGCGATGCTTGTCTTGATCCTGTTCATGATGGTCGGGTTTATCGCCGCCGTCGCATTCTCGGTCGACATTGCCCACATGCATCTGTCCAGAACCGAATTGCGTTCGGCCACCGATGCCGCAGCGCAAGCGGCATCACAGGAACTATCCGATACGTTTGACCGAGCCGCCGCGATTCGCAAAGGACAAGAAATCGCCGCTTTGAATCTCGTCAATGGCGACCCGCTGTTACTCGACGGCGCCGACTTCCAATTCGGGCGTAGTGACGAAAATGCCGACGGACGTTTCGTCTTTTCCGAAGGGACGACGCCTTTGAATACGGTTCGTGTGACAGGCCGTCGAACCAGCGGTTCGCCATCCGGACCGATTCCATTGTTCTTCGGCAACGTCATGGGATTCAGTTCGTTCGAGCCTCAGTCGGTCGCGGCGGCGACCTACATCGAACGCGATGTGGTCCTGGTCGTCGATCGCAGTGGTTCGATGAGCGGACGAAAGTTCTCCGACCTGCAAGCCGCGATCGGGGTATTTATCGCGACGCTACAAACGACGCCGGTTGACGAAGAAGTTGGCTTGGCATCCTATGCCGCCACTGCTACCGAAGACGTCCAACTGACGAATAATCTGTTCGATATCCAATCGGGGCTGGCCAGCCTACGTCCGAGTGGATTGACCAGCATTAGCCGAGGTATGGAAGCAGGGAGTTCCATCATGAGCCGAAGCCGATCGAGTGATTTCGTGGAACGAACGTTGATCGTGATGACCGACGGATTGCACAACCGAGGTCCCGAACCACGCGGAGTTGCGACGCGGTTGGCTGCCGATGATGTCCGAATTCACACGATTACTTTTGGCAACGGTGCCGATCAAGCCAGAATGCGCGAGATCGCAACGATCGGCGGGGGGAAGCATTTTCATGCACTGAGCGCCGCAGAGTTAACGGAGGCTTACCGTGAAATTGCGTTGACACTGGGAACCGTGGTGACAGAGTAA
- a CDS encoding TadE/TadG family type IV pilus assembly protein has translation MMKRNAPLNRRRNHRRGTAMVEFAIVAPVLFFFFFAAFEFCRVAMIRHTVDNAVYEGCRDAIIPGATANMARTRAEAILGTLGLNGYDVTVTPAVIDNTTPEVTVEVDVRLDANTFVPPQFTGGRRITRVLTMQRETVN, from the coding sequence ATGATGAAACGAAACGCACCCCTGAATCGAAGAAGAAACCACCGCCGAGGCACGGCGATGGTCGAATTCGCAATCGTCGCCCCTGTTTTGTTCTTCTTCTTTTTCGCCGCCTTCGAGTTTTGTCGCGTCGCTATGATTCGGCATACCGTCGACAACGCCGTCTATGAAGGGTGTCGGGACGCGATTATCCCCGGAGCGACCGCGAATATGGCGCGGACGCGCGCCGAGGCGATTCTCGGAACGCTGGGACTGAATGGTTACGATGTCACCGTTACTCCGGCAGTGATCGACAACACAACTCCCGAAGTGACCGTCGAAGTGGATGTTCGCTTAGATGCAAATACCTTCGTCCCTCCGCAGTTCACCGGTGGGCGTCGCATCACTCGGGTATTGACGATGCAACGCGAGACGGTGAACTAA